The following are from one region of the Vitis riparia cultivar Riparia Gloire de Montpellier isolate 1030 chromosome 9, EGFV_Vit.rip_1.0, whole genome shotgun sequence genome:
- the LOC117922517 gene encoding mitogen-activated protein kinase kinase 5, which produces MKPNQPPTAAASPSAANNRIRPRRRPDLTLPLPQRDPSLAVPLPLPPTSAQSSSSGGAAAAATPAFSELERINRIGSGSGGTVYKVLHRPTGRLYALKVIYGNHDDDVLRQICREIEILRDVDNPNVVKCHDMYDHAGEIQVLLEHMDGGSLEGTHIADELSLSDLAFQILSGLHYLHRRKIVHRDIKPSNLLINARRQVKIADFGVSRILAQTMDPCNSSVGTIAYMSPERINTDLNHGRYDGYAGDIWSLGVSILEFYLGRFPFAVGRQGDWASLMCAICMSQPPEAPATASREFRDFISRCLQREPAVRWSAEKLLRHPFVLQSQRRRGQSQSQVHHPPQLLPPPRLHSSTS; this is translated from the coding sequence ATGAAGCCGAATCAACCCCCTACCGCCGCCGCCTCCCCCTCAGCCGCCAATAACCGGATTCGGCCTCGACGGCGGCCCGACCTCACGCTTCCTCTCCCGCAGCGGGATCCTTCCCTTGCCGTGCCGCTTCCTCTTCCGCCGACGTCGGCTCAGTCTTCGTCCTCCGGAggggcggcggcggcggcgacGCCTGCGTTCTCGGAGCTGGAGAGAATCAACAGAATCGGAAGCGGCAGCGGCGGCACCGTGTACAAGGTCCTCCACAGGCCGACGGGGAGGTTGTACGCCTTGAAGGTGATCTACGGAAACCACGACGACGACGTGCTCCGCCAGATCTGTCGAGAAATCGAGATCCTCAGAGATGTGGATAACCCCAACGTGGTGAAGTGCCACGACATGTACGACCACGCCGGCGAAATCCAGGTGTTGCTGGAGCACATGGACGGTGGATCTCTTGAGGGGACTCACATCGCCGACGAGCTCTCTCTCTCCGATCTCGCGTTTCAGATCCTCTCCGGCCTCCACTACCTCCATCGCCGGAAAATCGTACACCGCGACATCAAACCTTCGAACCTCCTAATCAACGCCAGGCGACAAGTGAAGATCGCTGACTTCGGTGTGAGCCGGATCTTGGCTCAGACCATGGATCCGTGTAACTCATCGGTGGGAACGATCGCGTACATGAGTCCGGAGCGGATCAACACCGATCTCAACCACGGCAGGTACGACGGCTACGCCGGCGACATCTGGAGCCTCGGTGTGAGCATCTTGGAGTTTTATTTAGGGCGTTTCCCGTTTGCTGTCGGCCGGCAAGGGGATTGGGCGAGTTTGATGTGCGCAATCTGTATGTCGCAGCCGCCGGAGGCGCCAGCCACTGCATCAAGGGAGTTTAGGGACTTCATATCACGGTGTCTGCAGAGGGAGCCGGCGGTCCGGTGGTCGGCGGAAAAACTTCTCCGGCACCCCTTTGTGCTTCAGAGTCAGAGAAGAAGAGGACAGAGTCAAAGCCAGGTTCATCATCCTCCCCAGCTTCTTCCTCCTCCACGCCTGCATTCCTCGAcgtcttga